The DNA sequence CTCACGGGGCTCGATTCCAATCCCCTTCCGCGGTCTATCATAGTGACCATGGCTTCGGGATATCGTATGTCCGGCGACCTCGAACGTGTCGCTACGCGGATACGGAAAATCGGAGAGGTCGAGTCGGTCGAGTACGGTCAGGAATGGATGGCGAAAATGGATATTTTCTTTATCGCTTTTCTGCTTGCCGAAACGGTTCTGTTCACTATCATCGGCTGCGCCTGTCTTTTTATCATCTCCAATACGATCAGCCTTACCATTCTTGCCCGGCGCGATACGATCGAAATCATGCAGCTTGTCGGAGCAACCAACAGATTCATCCGCCGTCCGTTCTACTATGAGGGCCTGATACAGGGGATAATTTCCGGTATTGCCGCATTCCTTCTGTTGTATGGTTCATATCTGTGGATTCGTCATTATATACCGAACCTGGATGTCTATTTCTATATGTTCAGAATACGGGGAATTTCCGTCTTGTCGCACCGGCTCGTTCTGGGATGTATAATCCCCGTAGGCGGTTTCATGGGATTGCTGGGGAGCATGATAGCTGTGAGGAGGGCCATCTGATATGAGACGGTTTTTCACGAAAATGCTTCCGGTGATCGTCGCCGTTCTGGTCTGTATTCCGGTCGGTCTGGCTATCGCGAAAAATGAAAAAAAAGTCGATCTCCAGGGCAGAATCAAAAATATCGAGAAGGAAATCGAGAAAACGAGAAAAGAGCTTGAAAAAGATGAGAAGAAGCTCAAATCGATAAAACAGCAAAAGCAGAATGTGCTTGTCGAGCTCGATCACAGCGAAAAAAAGATCGAAGCGGTGAATCGCAATCTCTGGACTCTCCAGAAAGAAGAACGATTCCTCAAAAATGAGATTTCAGAAGCCGAAAAACAATACGAAACGGCTATGAACCGTATCAAACGCCACTCCGACACATATAAAACCCGATTGCGTTCCATGTACAAACGTCAGCAGGTATCGGCGCTTGAGATATTTTTCTCGTCTGGTTCGTTTTCTTCGTTCCTCTGGGATTTCAAAATGCTTTCCATCCTCGCCGAACAGGACCTGTTTGTGCTCGGCGAACTGCACGCCCAGCAGGATACCATCAGAGTGTCGATGGATACGATCAGGGAGGCGCTCAATGCCAAGGTCGCTCTCGCTTCAGTGACTCGAAGGGAGGAGCGTGACCTGTCGGCTGTAAAGAAGCAGCGCCAGGCTCTGCTGTCGGATATTGAAAAGGATTTGAAGCTCCAGGAAGATGTAATCATCAAACGGCAGAACGAGCTTGAACAGTCGCAGGCACAGATCGAAAAATGGCGGAAAGAAATCGCCGCGCAGATGAAGCTTGAAAAAATGTCCGAATCCCTCAAAAACTATAACTTTTCCAGCAGAAAAGGTAAACTGCCGTGGCCGGTCAGCGGAATGGTGGTGAGTTCGTTCGGAATCGCTGTCGACGAGAGGACCAAAACAAAAACAACCAACCGTGGTATCGAAATCCGTACGAAACAGGGCGAACCCGTGCGGGCTATCGGCAGGGGAAAGGTTGCCATGACCAATTTTATCCGGGGATATGGAAATTTTATACTTATTTACCATCCGACGGATTACTATACCCTGTATGGACACCTTTCGGATATTCTTGTCAACAAGGGAGACGAAGTCGGTGAGGGTGCGGTTATCGGTTCGGCGGGAAGCACCGGTCTTATAGACGACCGTGAGGCTCGTCTCAGGCTCGAAATCCTCATCGGGAGTAAACCCGATGATCCTCTCGCATGGCTGGTGCCGGACAGCCGCAGAATCGCTCAGTGATACGTGAATCCGTCACAATCCCGCGTACAATCCAAAAATTCTCCGCAGCCTGGCCGGATGGTTTACCGGCTGTTCCGCAGTATTTTCAGGAATTAGCCCGCTCATCGAGCGCTTTGTTTGCCAGCCCGTCCGCAACCGGATTCCGGCCTCTCGGTACATGTGTTATTTTACATGCGGTGAAAGTCTGTGAGAGGCTCATTACTTCTGTGTGGAGCGGGCGTAGTCCTTCGTTTTTCACCTTGTATGCACCGGAAATCTGGCGGACCATGAGTTCGGAGTCGGAATAAATCGTCACCTCGCTTGCGCCGAGGGACTTCAGCCTTTTAAGAACCGCTATGAGGGCTTTATATTCCGCGATATTATTGGTGGTTTCCCCGATATATTCACAGAATTTCTCTACTACGATGCCGTCTTTTTCAATCGTATAACCGATGGCGGCATGTCCCGGATTTCCCCTGGATGCGCCATCGGTATGAGCTGTCAGCTTCAAAATCAATCCTCATCCCTCGAGTCCCAGACAAGAATACGGCCGCAGTTTTCGCACATGATAATGTTCTGGGCTCGTCGGACCTCGAGTACTTTCTGGGAAGGGAGCTGCTTGAAACAGCCTTTGCATGTGTGTTTATGTTTGTCCACCTGTGCAACGGCGAGGCCGCTTTTCCCTTTACGGAGTCTGTTGTAAATACTTAAAGCCCTCGTGCTCTTGATATGGCTCAGCTCGCGGTTTCTCTTCTGGTTGAGCGCGGCTATGTCGGATTCGATCGAATCGAAATGTTTCTGAATATCCTTGATGCCGGAAGTGTTGTTTGCACGGGTTTTTTCCAGGTTCTCTTCCAGCTCTTTCACTTCGGGATTGAGGGCATCCTGCTCTGTCATGAGTACAAGGTCTTCGGTCTCGAGCGAATCGATACGTTTCCGCGCAAGCTCGATTTCATTGTGAACGGCGGTGTATTCCTTGTTATTCTTCGTCTCGAGCAGCCGCTTTTCCTTCTGAGAGAGCAGATCGCGTTCAGCCAAAAGTTCCGATTCTATTACGCGCCGAGCTTTTTCTATCTCGTTCAGGCGGTCATTTTTTTGGGTGAGGGTATTCTGCAGGGTTTCGATTTCATTCTGCAGGGCTTCGATCTGCCTGGGATATTCATTTTTCGATTTAAACCGTTTGTCGATTTCCAGATCAATTTCTTGGGCAACGAGCAATATCAGAAGATCATCCTTCATATCGGGTACCTCCGTAATTCGATATCTGTAAAAAAGTTATGAATATATTTTTGTGTGAATTGCATCTACGCCAGAATGAACAGTGACTGTGATATATTTTCCGATGCCCGATGACAGAAGCCGGTCCCTGATTTTTTCGAGCACCGGCAATTCTGTTGCCCGATGCGAGGCATCGATGAGCATGATCGAGGCACCGTTTTCGGTGAAATCATGATACCCGATGTCCCCGGTAACATAAGCATCGGCTCCGGACTTTATTGCTGAGCAGATGTAATCGCCGCCTTTTCCTCCCATGACCGCAACCCGTCGTATCTCTTTCGCAGCGCTCCGGGAAATCCGCAGTGTTTTACATCCGAGAGTCCGGGCGACAAAACCGGCGAATTCTGTCTGATCCATGGGTGTCTGCATATCTCCGACAGCGCCGTAACCAAACGAGGCATGATTGATGCCGAGGGGTATCAGATCATATGCCATTTCCTCATACGGGTGAGCTTTACGGGCGGCTTCAACGACTTGTGATACCAGGGGCGACGGCACAAGCATTTCAATCCTGTCTTCGGGGATTTTTGACAGTTTTCCTGCCTGACCCTCCGAAGGAGATGCCGCTTCCGATGGCTTGAACGTTCCGAGTCCCCGGGATGTGAACGAACAGAGTGAATAATTGCCTATGATACCGGCTCCGGCGGAAGCCGCTGCGTCACGAACGGTGTCGGTTTGATCCGGCGGTACGAAGACAACGAATTTTACCTGTCCCGTGGTGCCCGGAGCAAGAATAGAGGGCGATAAAAGTCCCAGTTTGTCGGCAAGCGCTCCGCTTACACCGTCCCTGACCTGATCGAGGTTTGTATGGGCGGCAAACAGGGAGATATCGTGTTGAATCGCTTGTTTTATAACTCGTGCTGTACCGGTTTGAGCCGTGAGGTTATAAAGAGGCCTGAAAATCGGCGGGTGATGAGAAACAATCATGGTACCTTTTGTTTCACCCGCCGCTGTAACCGTTTCTTCATCTACATCAAGGGTTATCAATATATGCGATACATCATCGCCGGGATTGCCGGTGATAAGACCCGTATTATCCCAGGATTCTGCGAGTGATGATGGCGCCCATGTTTCCATGACATCCACCACATCGCGAATCTTTACCATTAATAAACTCCCGCATGAATTGAGACAAAAAAAAGTGCATCATTTTTTACCTGATGCACTGTATACTACACGGGGATATATGCTTTTTTACTCTGAAAGAACCGCATGAAACCGGGGTCTTTCACGATGTGGAAGACCAAAAGCATCGTACCTCCGTTTTGTTAATGGTGGGCGATACTGGGATCGAACCAGTGACCTCGGCGATGTGAGCGCCGCACTCTAACCGTCTGAGCTAATCGCCCTTTCGAATCATGAAAATTCAAACAGAAAGCTCAAAATATTTCTGTCGTCAAATATGTCATTATCCCTGTTATCTGGTGGGCCCACAAGGATTTGAACCTTGGACCAACCGGTTATGAGCCGGTGGCTCTGACCACTGAGCTATGGGCCCTTAGTAATTTGTTAATATAAAAAATGATTGCGTAAAAGGCAAGCATGTTTTAGTCTCTGGCAATCCTCAATTTTTCCCGGGAAAATTTTTACGATAATAAAAGAACAGATTTCCTCTGTAATAAATCCATTGAATTTTATGTGAATTTCCGTTTATATTGATGACAGTCGCACCACCCGGAAGTCAGGTTTGAATGCATGTTCCCCGGCGGGAGCGGAAAATGTCCGATATCCACAGCGGTTCCGAAAAACATATCCTGCGCGAGCGGATGAAAGCTCTCCGTGCGTCGATGAATATCATGGACTACCGTATATGGAGCAATTCTATCAGGAAGACCTGCGAAACCCTTCCTGAGCTTGCCAGGTCATATACCGTTCATGCGTATGTGTCTGCACTCAATAATGAGGCCGATACGCTCGGGCTGATTCTCGATCTGTTCGAAAAGGGCAGGAAAGTGGTAGTCCCGAAATGTTCGAAGGATTCGCACATTTTTTACAACATCCGGATTGACTCGCTCGATGACCTGAAACCCGCCAGGTTCGGTCTTATGGAGCCCGATTATAATCCTGAGAAGGAGGTCAGACCGGAGCAGCTCGATATCGTTATCGCACCTCTTCTTGCTTTCGACCGGAGCGGGGGAAGGCTCGGTTTCGGTGGCGGATATTACGATTACCTGCTCGGCCGGTGCTGGTGTCCGAAAGTGGGTATTGGGTTTTCTTTTCAGGAAGTTGATGAAGTACCGCTGGAAATTCATGATCGGAAACTTGATATAATCGTCACAGAACGGGAAATCGTGAGGGTCTGATATGGAAAAAGATGTCATGATCAAAGATATTCATGAAGGGGATGAATTTGTTGGTTTTTATGCCATCAGACGGTGTGAGCTGCGGGAATACGACAACATGTTCAGGCTCGAGCTCGAGCTGACAGACAAAACCGGCAGCCTGCCGGGAGTCGTCTGGAACGATGCCCGTGAAATCAGGGAGCAGCTCGCCAGGCACACGGTTGTCAAGGTTAAAGGCCGCCTTGGCACATACCGCGACAAGCCTCAGGCGCGTATCGAAAAGATTCGCCCCGCCGAGGAAACCGAATACGATCCCGACCGGTTTATACCCTCTACGCCGGGGGATATCGAAAATCTGAAATCACGGGTCGATGCGCTCGTCCGGAGTATCGGCGAACCCCGCCTGAAGGAGCTTGCAGACTCCGTATTCGGCAGCGCGCAGTTCATGAAAGAGTTCGTCAGGTGCCCCGGAGGGGCGAAATGGCACCATCCCTATATCGGCGGATTGATCGAACATACGGTCGGCGTGGCTGAATTGTGCGATTTTATCGCCGGGAAGCATCCGGAATTGAATCGTGATCTGCTCGTTGTAGCCGCTCTCCTCCATGATGTGGGGAAGATCAAGGAATTTTCCGTGACGACGATTATCGAGTATTCCGATGAGGGCCGGCTGGAGGGTCATATCGTCATGGGCGAGCGGTTTGTTCGGAACATGTGCGAACGGATCAACGGTTTTCCGCCCCGCCTGAAAATGCTCCTGAGTCATCTTATGCTTGCCCACCAGGGATTCAAGGAATTCAGCTCCCCTGTGGTGCCGATGATTCCCGAAGGTTTCGTGCTCTACTATGCGGACGAGATCGATTCCAAGCTCAATGCGCTCGGCAGGATTATGGAAAATACCCAGAGCGAGGGGAACACGTGGAGCGAGTATGTGCGGCTTCTCGGGCGTTCAATTTTCGTCGGCAATAGTGAGGATACTGAGTGATATGTGTGTCAGGTGTCGTTATTCATGCTTCCGGCTATCAAAAAGATGCTGAAGCATGTTCGGCGCGCATGGATTTATTCCACTATCAGCCGTGACCGTTTGAACCGGGTCCGGGCGGCGATGACGAGGGCGATATCAGCAGCGAGAAGGATGAGGAAAAAGATGAGCATGATAATGACCGCTCCTGCAGATTCAATGGCCGCGGTGGTAAGCTGTTTTGTCTTTTCGGGCAGCATCTGGATAACAATTCCCGGAATAAACGCGATGATGATGATACCGAAGCTCATGGTCTGCTGCGCCTGACGGACTGTGCTTGCCTTGAGTGAAATGAGTACTCCCGCGCTCGCGGTGAACCCCGCGACGAGAATGCTGAGCACCGCTCCCGATACCGCGATCCTCCATGGATAGAGAAGCAATCTTCCTTCCCAGCGGGCCGCATTGACCGTCACGAGGCCGAGCAGAACGATGATGCATGTCACTCCGAGAGCGTAAACGAGGGCGAACAGTATTTTCCCGAACAGGATGGCGCTGTCCGAGAGACGGCTCGCGAGGAGCGTTTCGAGGGTATGGCGTTCACGTTCTCCGGCGATGGAATCGGCAATCATGGTGGCCACCATGAGCATCGGCACCCAGCCCCACGATGCCAGCGAAAGGGGCGACTCCACCCACATGTATCCCGTCTCCAGAGGGAAAACGATGCCCAGTATTACCGTGGGAATCAGCATCGACAGTATCGTGGCCCGTGTTGTGCCGCGCTGATGGATAAATTCTTTCCATTCTTTCCAGATGATGGTTTGCAGATCGGACTTCACCGTTTTTCCTCCATGAGTTTCAAAAAGGCCTCTTCCAGACTCACGGCGCCCTTGTGTATTTCCTCTATATCGACACCGTCCTGTACCATCTGCCTGACCAGAGGAGCGGTCGGAACATCCCCGTCGAGCGTAATTACCAGGCGTGAATCGGTGATTTCCGCCGATACAACTTCCCGCAGCGCCCTGAGACGGTCGAGCACTTCCCCGGTGAATCCCCGTCCCGTGACCTCTATATGGGCTTTCCCCGCCCGTGTGCGGAGCTCATCGGGATGACCGATTGTCAGGAGTCTTCCCCTGTTGATGACACCGACCATAGGGCAGAGTTTCTCGGCTTCGGTAAGGTTGTGGGTTGTGAGAAAGACTGTCAGCCCTTCGTGCCTGACCAGATTGACAAGATCATCGCGGAGCGCGGCTGCGGCAAGAGGATCGAGTCCGGCGGTGGGTTCGTCAAGAAATAAAAGGCTCGGACGGTGAAGGATAGCCCGTGATACGGCAAGCTTCTGTTTCATCCCGCGGCTCCATGTACCGACACGTTCCCTGCGTCGGTCCCAGAGGTTTATCCTCGTGAGGAGCTCTTTTATCCGGTTGCGGCGTTCCGGTTCCGGAATATGCCATACCCGTCCGTAGAAATCGAGGTTGTCTTCGGCGCTCAGCCGTTCGTAAAGTCCCGTATGTTCGAGGAGTACGCCGGTGCGGGAACGCACTTCATCCGCATGGGTCAGCGTGTCGTATCCGAGGACAAGGGCTTCGCCGCCCGAAGATTCGAGAAGTCCCAGCAGGAGCCGTATGGTCGTTGTTTTGCCTGCACCGTTCGGCCCCAGGAAGCCGAAGATGATCCCCCGGGGCACTTCGAGCGAAAGCCCGTCGAGGGCCCTGACTGTCTTGAAATCACAGGTAAGATTCCGTGTATGGATAATAAAATCGGCCATTTCCAGCCCCTCGGCACATAAATGCAGGAGATTACACCGGCTGAGGATATGTTCGGTTTATAAAAATCGGTTTGCTATTCTTCCAGTGATTAAACAGTGATATCGGATAACGTCATGCCGAACTTGATTCGGTATCTATTCCCAATAGTGATATCATTATTTATTTGCCGGAGCACTATGATCATCTTACCAGAAAATAATGTATAAAATGATCGTCGCAATAATCACTCCCGTACCAAGCCAGATGACCGATTTGGCGGGTTTCATATCGAAATTTTCCCGGACAGGCAGTACTTTCGGCACCGGAAGTGGCCGCAGTACCGTGATGAGCGTCATGACAACAATCAGGATTGCAAATGTTATCGCCATTCTGTTCAGGAACGCAATGGTGCTGAAAAATTTCAGCAGGAATCCGTATATAGGGACATTCAGCAAAAGCGCTGCAACCCCGGCGCTCGCAGGTGTGCGTTTGATAAACAGGCCAAAAATAAACGCAGCCAGAATTCCGGGAGAAATAAATCCCTGGAATTCCTGAATATAGTTGAAAATCCCCTTGAAACGCGCTGCTCCCAATTGCGGCGCGATAAAACAGCCGATGAGAACGAACAGGATGGTCATGATACGCCCGACTTTAACGAGCGAATGGGGAGAAGCGTCCTTTTTGAAATGGCGTTTATAGAGGTCCATCGTAAAAATCGTTGAGGCGGAATTGAGCATCGAAGCGAGCGTGCTGATAACTGCCCCTGCAATGGCCGCAAAAATAAATCCTTTCAGTCCTGTGGGGATAAGATTTCTGATGAGCAGCGGATATGCCGCATCGCTTGTGACCGCGAGCTGGTCACGGTAGAGCTGCGCCGCCATTATTCCCGGGAAAACAATGATGAACGGTATGGTGAGTTTGATCAATGCGGCAAAGATAATACCGAGCTGCCCCTGCTTGAGACTCTGCGCCGCAAGCGTCCGCTGGGTGATGAACTGGTTGAGTCCCCAGTAGTAGAAGTTGGGAATCCAGAGACCGATTACAAGGGCGGTCCATGGTATCACCGGGTGATTGTGCGGAAGAATCACATGGAGCTTGTCTGCGTTGGTTTCGAAGAAGTTACTGACCCCGACAGCCCTGAAGCCGAGAATCATGGTGATCACTCCGCCGATTATGAGGGCCGATCCCTGGAAAAGGTCCGCCCATGCAACCGCTTTTAATCCGCCCCATGTCGTGTAGAAAGTCGCTATCCCTCCGATGAGCCAGACCGCGTATATCAGTTTCATGTCAAAAATGGTAAAAAGGGTAAGCGCGCCTGAATAAACGACCGCCGCGATGGTGACGAATGCGTAAATAACCACGGTATAAAAGGCCATGATCGCCCGCGCTGTCGAATTGTAACGGTATTCGAGGTATTCGGGAATGGTGTAAATGCCGCAGTTGAGAAACTTGGGCAGAAAAAAGAGCGCCACGAATACCAGGGTAATCGAGGCGAGCCATTCGTAACTTGCGACAGCCAGACCGGTAATTCCTGCGCCCTGGCCTGACATACCGACAAAGTGTTCGGTCGATATATTGGCTGCAATGAGGGACAGGCCGATCAAAGGCCAGAAGAGACTGCGGCTTGCCAGAAAGAAATCCTCGCCGGTTTCTTCCTTACGGCTTTTGTACACGCTCGTTCCGATTGCAACAACAAAGAATCCGATAAAAATCATGATATCGAGTAAGCTCAGTGTCATGGATTGTCCCTCACATTTCAGGTAATGGTCGATATGCCGTCATATAATTTCGCGTATAGTATTATGTATCCTGGAGTTATCAGGGTGTAATGTATACATGCCCATGGTTTTCAATTCCGGATGATACGGGCGCCATCGGAAATGGTTATGGGCCATATGTCCGCCCGGGTCCCCTTCGGCAGGCTCTTTGGATGATACTGTTCGGATACTGCCTCTTCGACCGCCTTTTCGGCGCTTTCCTTCAAAAAAGCGATAACGCATCCACCGAATCCCGCTCCGGTCAGCCGTGCGCCTGAAACTCCCTCGACACCGGAAAGAATATCCACAAGCGTGTCGAGTTCTTCGCACGACACCTCGAAATCGTCGCGCAGGCTTGCATGAGAACCATAAAGACAGCGACCCACCATCCCGGTATCGCCGGCTTTAAGCGCGTTGACCGTTTCCATGACACGGCTGTTTTCGGTTACAATATGCCTGACGCGCTTGAAAACCGTTCTGGTGCACGAGGCTTCCATGAGTGGCAGATCTGCGACATCGATATTTCGTAATCCCCTGATATTTCTGCCGGGGAAAGCAGCGCGTGCGCACTGCGCCCCTTCTTCGCATTCCGTGCGCCTTCTGTTGTATTCCGAATCGACCAGTCCGCGTTTTTTCTTGGAGTCGATGACAAGCCATGAAAAGCCGGGAGTGTTGATCGGTATCATCCTGTGCGAAAGGTCGGTGCAGTCGATGAGAACCGCATGATCTTTTTTCCCTGTCCGCGATATATACTGATCCATGATACCGCAGTTCATGCCCACAAAGCCGTTCTCCGCCCGCTGGCAGAGCAGGGCGGCCTGTACATCGTCCATGCGGAATCCCATGAGTCCTTCCATGGCCGTGAGCGTCGCCATTTCGATTGCAGCGGAAGAGGAGAGCCCCGATCCGATAGGGACATTACCTCCCACGGCAAAACGGAATCCTCCGACAGTACGGTCGCTTTTTTCCAGCTCGGATAACACGCCCATGACATACCGGAACCATCCCGACGGGTACCCGGGATCATAATTACCCGTTTCGCAGGATGCTTCTTCGTCAAAGTCAATGGAATATCCGCTGATGGTTTTCCCCGGGACTCTGGCCGCGGCAAGGACGATCTCACGGTCGATTGCGGCGGGGAGGACGAAACCTCCCGTATAGTCGGTATGTTCGCCGATAAGGTTGACACGCCCCGGTGCAGCTGCGATTGTCTGCGGCTCGATTGACCACTGTTTTTTGAATGATTCGACAACGTTCGTTACTAGAATGCTCATCGTGCATGCTCCGATAAATAAATATACATGGTTCCTGTTTTACACTTCAACGGGCGAAAGGCCGGTATTTTTGCAATACGATCCGGGCGGCGATGTTTTTTTACAAGCCTTGTCTCACAGGGATTTATCGTTCATATCCCCGCGGGAATTTCTTCTTCCATTCCCATGCGGACCGAATGATATCTTCGAGACCGGCACGGTTTCCGGTCCAGTCGAGAATACGTTCAGCCCTGGCCGGTGAGGCCACGAGCTCGGGCGGATCACCTTCGCGGCGTCCGGTAATGATATACGGTACTTTTTTACCGATGACCCGCTCGACAGCGCGGATTACTTCGAGAACGGTGAAGCCGGTGCCTGTCCCGAGGTTGAACGCAGTGCTCCCGCACGGGGCATTGCCTCCGCACGTGTCATTTTCGCCGTCGCAGAGATAACGGGCCGCGAGTATATGGGCCTGTGCAATATCCCTGACATGGATGTAATCCCTGATGCAGCTGCCGTCACGGGTATCGTAATCGTCGCCGAAGACTTTGAGCGGGGTACCTTTTATCGCTGCATCGAGAATAAGCGGGATGAGGTGTGATTCGGGTTCGTGATTCTCGCCGTAATCGCCCATTGCCCCGCCTGCGTTGAAATACCGCAGGGCTACCGACTTCAGACCATATGCCCTGTTATAATCCCGCAGCACGGTTTCGACCATGAGCTTGGTCCATCCGTACGGATTGACCGGGGCAAGCGGGGCGTCCTCGGTCAGGGGAACCGTCACGGGATTGCCATAGACAGCTGCCGTCGATGAAAACACGATCTTCTTTATCCCGAATTTAATGAGATTATCGAAAAAGCGGATCGATCTGGTGAGGTTGTTGACGTAATACTTTGAAGGATTTTTAACCGATTCGCCGACCTCTATAAAGGCCGCAAAATGCATGACGACATCTATGTCCGAAGAGCAGGTTTTCTCAAGAATATCCTCATCGGTTATATCGCAGCGGACAAACTGTGCCTCCGGATGAACCGCATCGAGATACCCGTGCGAGAGATTGTCTATCACGGTGACAACGTGTCCCGCCTCGATGAGTATGGCAGCCGTCACGCTTCCGATATATCCGGCGCCGCCTGCGACAAGGACATTGAGGGGTTTTTTATATGGTTCATCCATCATGACCTCTTCGTATAATGAATTGTGGAAAGCTCTCTGAGAACCCCGGCGGATTCTTCGGGGAGCGATGGGTTGATTATATTGCCGCCGCCCGATTCGAAACCGGCCATATATTTGAGTTTATCGCGGCTTCGCAGGGGCGGGAGAAATTCGATGTGAAAATGGTACGGTTTCGGATCGTGATTTCCCGCGCAGGGGCAGTTCTGGAAAACCGTAATGTTGGGAAACGGCATCCGGAAAAGGTTATCGTACCGTATGAGTATCTCACGGTGAATCCGGGCAAGAGACAACAGCTCCTCCCCGGTGAGTTCCGTAATGAACGGCACATGGCGACGGGGAATCAGGATAATCTCGAACGTCAGCCGTGCAAAATAGGGGACGAACGCCGCAAAATGCTCGTTCTCGGTGACTATGCGGCTGCCGTCGTCGATCTCGTTTTCGATGATTGAGCAGAAAAGGCATGATCCCTTTT is a window from the bacterium genome containing:
- a CDS encoding C4-type zinc ribbon domain-containing protein, giving the protein MKDDLLILLVAQEIDLEIDKRFKSKNEYPRQIEALQNEIETLQNTLTQKNDRLNEIEKARRVIESELLAERDLLSQKEKRLLETKNNKEYTAVHNEIELARKRIDSLETEDLVLMTEQDALNPEVKELEENLEKTRANNTSGIKDIQKHFDSIESDIAALNQKRNRELSHIKSTRALSIYNRLRKGKSGLAVAQVDKHKHTCKGCFKQLPSQKVLEVRRAQNIIMCENCGRILVWDSRDED
- a CDS encoding ABC transporter permease, with the protein product MKSDLQTIIWKEWKEFIHQRGTTRATILSMLIPTVILGIVFPLETGYMWVESPLSLASWGWVPMLMVATMIADSIAGERERHTLETLLASRLSDSAILFGKILFALVYALGVTCIIVLLGLVTVNAARWEGRLLLYPWRIAVSGAVLSILVAGFTASAGVLISLKASTVRQAQQTMSFGIIIIAFIPGIVIQMLPEKTKQLTTAAIESAGAVIIMLIFFLILLAADIALVIAARTRFKRSRLIVE
- a CDS encoding ribonuclease HI family protein, whose protein sequence is MKLTAHTDGASRGNPGHAAIGYTIEKDGIVVEKFCEYIGETTNNIAEYKALIAVLKRLKSLGASEVTIYSDSELMVRQISGAYKVKNEGLRPLHTEVMSLSQTFTACKITHVPRGRNPVADGLANKALDERANS
- a CDS encoding peptidoglycan DD-metalloendopeptidase family protein gives rise to the protein MRRFFTKMLPVIVAVLVCIPVGLAIAKNEKKVDLQGRIKNIEKEIEKTRKELEKDEKKLKSIKQQKQNVLVELDHSEKKIEAVNRNLWTLQKEERFLKNEISEAEKQYETAMNRIKRHSDTYKTRLRSMYKRQQVSALEIFFSSGSFSSFLWDFKMLSILAEQDLFVLGELHAQQDTIRVSMDTIREALNAKVALASVTRREERDLSAVKKQRQALLSDIEKDLKLQEDVIIKRQNELEQSQAQIEKWRKEIAAQMKLEKMSESLKNYNFSSRKGKLPWPVSGMVVSSFGIAVDERTKTKTTNRGIEIRTKQGEPVRAIGRGKVAMTNFIRGYGNFILIYHPTDYYTLYGHLSDILVNKGDEVGEGAVIGSAGSTGLIDDREARLRLEILIGSKPDDPLAWLVPDSRRIAQ
- a CDS encoding 5-formyltetrahydrofolate cyclo-ligase translates to MSDIHSGSEKHILRERMKALRASMNIMDYRIWSNSIRKTCETLPELARSYTVHAYVSALNNEADTLGLILDLFEKGRKVVVPKCSKDSHIFYNIRIDSLDDLKPARFGLMEPDYNPEKEVRPEQLDIVIAPLLAFDRSGGRLGFGGGYYDYLLGRCWCPKVGIGFSFQEVDEVPLEIHDRKLDIIVTEREIVRV
- a CDS encoding ABC transporter permease — translated: MIHTRSMTFVSIATITIALILLGLLALTTLFAHTFLDSVMKSEEINVFISDEMADADMLALETTIASMSEVESTRILTKEDAARELKRIFKEDLLTGLDSNPLPRSIIVTMASGYRMSGDLERVATRIRKIGEVESVEYGQEWMAKMDIFFIAFLLAETVLFTIIGCACLFIISNTISLTILARRDTIEIMQLVGATNRFIRRPFYYEGLIQGIISGIAAFLLLYGSYLWIRHYIPNLDVYFYMFRIRGISVLSHRLVLGCIIPVGGFMGLLGSMIAVRRAI
- a CDS encoding ABC transporter ATP-binding protein, which codes for MADFIIHTRNLTCDFKTVRALDGLSLEVPRGIIFGFLGPNGAGKTTTIRLLLGLLESSGGEALVLGYDTLTHADEVRSRTGVLLEHTGLYERLSAEDNLDFYGRVWHIPEPERRNRIKELLTRINLWDRRRERVGTWSRGMKQKLAVSRAILHRPSLLFLDEPTAGLDPLAAAALRDDLVNLVRHEGLTVFLTTHNLTEAEKLCPMVGVINRGRLLTIGHPDELRTRAGKAHIEVTGRGFTGEVLDRLRALREVVSAEITDSRLVITLDGDVPTAPLVRQMVQDGVDIEEIHKGAVSLEEAFLKLMEEKR
- a CDS encoding HD domain-containing protein, with the translated sequence MEKDVMIKDIHEGDEFVGFYAIRRCELREYDNMFRLELELTDKTGSLPGVVWNDAREIREQLARHTVVKVKGRLGTYRDKPQARIEKIRPAEETEYDPDRFIPSTPGDIENLKSRVDALVRSIGEPRLKELADSVFGSAQFMKEFVRCPGGAKWHHPYIGGLIEHTVGVAELCDFIAGKHPELNRDLLVVAALLHDVGKIKEFSVTTIIEYSDEGRLEGHIVMGERFVRNMCERINGFPPRLKMLLSHLMLAHQGFKEFSSPVVPMIPEGFVLYYADEIDSKLNALGRIMENTQSEGNTWSEYVRLLGRSIFVGNSEDTE
- a CDS encoding Nif3-like dinuclear metal center hexameric protein; amino-acid sequence: MVKIRDVVDVMETWAPSSLAESWDNTGLITGNPGDDVSHILITLDVDEETVTAAGETKGTMIVSHHPPIFRPLYNLTAQTGTARVIKQAIQHDISLFAAHTNLDQVRDGVSGALADKLGLLSPSILAPGTTGQVKFVVFVPPDQTDTVRDAAASAGAGIIGNYSLCSFTSRGLGTFKPSEAASPSEGQAGKLSKIPEDRIEMLVPSPLVSQVVEAARKAHPYEEMAYDLIPLGINHASFGYGAVGDMQTPMDQTEFAGFVARTLGCKTLRISRSAAKEIRRVAVMGGKGGDYICSAIKSGADAYVTGDIGYHDFTENGASIMLIDASHRATELPVLEKIRDRLLSSGIGKYITVTVHSGVDAIHTKIYS